The Vicia villosa cultivar HV-30 ecotype Madison, WI linkage group LG1, Vvil1.0, whole genome shotgun sequence genome includes a region encoding these proteins:
- the LOC131598480 gene encoding uncharacterized protein LOC131598480, whose product MNIVSYNIRGVGSPLKRKLLSSLIRKESFDFCLLQETKLTHCSDRIIFELWGGTDVEWYFKASVGNSGGLIILWKKGVFYPHFSFEGEGFVGVSGIWNDRLVYIVNVYSSCFFVKKKAMWKALEGCKVRFPSGDWLLGGDFNAIRVEEERKSARGVVNKREMEVFNLFIEKMELADPSIIGKKFTWFSVDGSAMSRLDRFLLSESLMEAWNVGGKWWALEIFWIIVRFGLKRMV is encoded by the coding sequence ATGAATATAGTATCCTATAATATACGTGGGGTGGGCAGTCCTTTGAAAAGGAAATTGCTAAGTTCGTTAATTCGCAAAGAGAGTTTTGATTTTTGCTTGCTTCAGGAAACTAAATTGACGCATTGTTCGGACAgaattatttttgaattgtggggTGGAACTGATGTTGAATGGTATTTTAAAGCATCTGTTGGGAATTCAGGAGGCCTCATTATCTTgtggaaaaaaggtgttttctaTCCTCATTTTAGTTTTGAAGGGGAGGGCTTTGTGGGTGTTAGTGGTATTTGGAATGATAGATTGGTGTATATTGTGAATGTGTATTCGTCGTGTTTCTTTGTTAAGAAGAAGGCTATGTGGAAGGCTTTAGAGGGATGCAAAGTGAGATTTCCGTCCGGGGATTGGTTGTTAGGTGGTGACTTCAATGCTATCCGTGTTGAAGAGGAGCGTAAGAGTGCTAGAGGGGTGGTCAATAAACGGGAGATGGAGGTGTTTAACTTGTTCATTGAGAAAATGGAGTTGGCGGATCCGTCTATTATTGGAAAGAAATTCACTTGGTTTAGTGTGGATGGGAGTGCGATGAGTCGTTTAGATCGCTTTTTGCTTTCGGAGAGTTTGATGGAGGCGTGGAATGTGGGGGGCAAGTGGTGGGCACTAGAGATCTTTTGGATCATTGTCCGATTTGGCTTAAAGCGGATGGTTTGA
- the LOC131625095 gene encoding uncharacterized protein LOC131625095 yields the protein MISYKKAWIAKNKAIASTYGNWETSYNDLPQWLLVMKHYFPSVVIELETLPAISDDGTQIDGCRIFHCLFWAFQPCIKGFEYYKYVVQVNGTWLYRKYKGTLLLAVAQYGNRNIFPIAFALVEGETGDAWIFFLRNLRMHVTPQPNIYLISDKHVSIKSAYDNPENGWQYPQSSHVYCIRHITQNFMREIRDKELRKKVVNMGYALTESTYNYYRGVIRMSNMDAFNWVENIPIEKWCRALDRGQRWGQMTTNLAESMNSTLKATRNLPVTHWSGQHTFGWVNYLREEVMNGQKNRVLDNGIPKVA from the exons ATGATTTCTTACAAAAAAGCATGGATTGCAAAGAACAAGGCAATAGCATCAACCTATGGTAATTGGGAGACATCCTACAATGACCTTCCTCAATGGTTGTTGGTCATGAAACATTATTTTCCAAGTGTTGTAATAGAACTAGAGACACTACCAGCAATATCAGATGACGGGACACAAATTGATGGTTGTAGAATTTTCCATTGTCTCTTTTGGGCATTCCAACCATGTATCAAGGGTTTTGAATACTACAAATATGTTGTTCAAGTTAATGGGACATGGTTGTATCGTAAATACAAGGGCACTTTGTTACTAGCTGTTGCACAATATGGGAACAGGAACATCTTTCCAATAGCTTTTGCATTGGTTGAGGGTGAGACAGGTGATGCATGGATTTTTTTTCTAAGGAACCTAAGAATGCATGTTACGCCGCAACCAAACATCTATCTAATATCAGACAAACACGTGTCCATAAAAAGTGCATATGATAACCCAGAAAATGGGTGGCAATACCCACAATCTTCCCATGTCTATTGTATTAGACATATTACCCAAAACTTTATGCGAGAGATAAGAGACAAAGAGCTTCGCAAAAAAGTCGTTAACATGG GTTATGCATTGACTGAGTCAACATACAACTACTATAGGGGGGTGATACGTATGTCAAACATGGATGCATTCAATTGGGTAGAAAATATTCCAATAGAGAAATGGTGTAGAGCTTTGGATAGAGGGCAACGGTGGGGTCAGATGACTACCAACCTGGCAGAGTCAATGAATTCGACTTTGAAGGCCACTCGTAATCTACCTGTTACACATTGGTCGGGTCAACATACTTTCGGATGGGTGAATTATTTGAGAGAAGAGGTCATGAATGGACAAAAAAATCGGGTTCTGGACAACGGTATACCAAAAGTTGCATGA